In Mailhella massiliensis, a genomic segment contains:
- a CDS encoding IS5/IS1182 family transposase, translating into WFRHALSRKGITPCIPGRHSRKTPVVYDKEVYKQRHKIEIMFGRLKDWRRIAMRYDRCAHTFFSAICLAAIVIFYI; encoded by the coding sequence ACTGGTTTCGTCATGCCTTGTCCCGTAAAGGAATCACGCCGTGCATTCCCGGCAGACACAGCCGAAAAACTCCGGTGGTCTATGACAAGGAGGTTTATAAGCAGCGGCACAAGATAGAAATCATGTTTGGCCGACTCAAGGATTGGCGCAGAATAGCCATGCGTTATGACCGTTGTGCACACACGTTCTTTTCGGCCATTTGTCTCGCTGCCATTGTCATCTTTTATATTTAA